In Dama dama isolate Ldn47 chromosome X, ASM3311817v1, whole genome shotgun sequence, one genomic interval encodes:
- the LOC133052204 gene encoding 5-formyltetrahydrofolate cyclo-ligase-like, translating to MAAAVAVSGAKRSLRAELKQRLRALSAEERLRQSHLLAQKVFTHSEYQKSKRVSIFLSMPDEIETEEIIKDIFRQGKTCFIPRYQLQSNHMDMVKLASPEEIASLPRTSWNIQQPGEDAILEEALSTGGLDLIFMPGLGFDKQSNRLGRGKGYYDDYLKRCLQSQDVKPYTLALAFKEQICLQVPVDENDVKVDEVLYEDC from the coding sequence ATGGCGGCAGCGGTGGCCGTGAGCGGGGCCAAGCGGAGCCTGCGGGCCGAGCTGAAGCAGCGTCTGCGGGCGCTGAGCGCTGAGGAGCGGCTGCGCCAGTCCCACCTCTTGGCCCAGAAGGTGTTTACCCATAGTGAATATCAAAAGTCCAAAAGGGTGTCCATCTTTCTGAGCATGCCAGATGAAATTGAGACAGAGGAGATCATCAAGGACATTTTCCGACAAGGCAAAACCTGCTTCATCCCGCGGTACCAGTTGCAGAGCAATCACATGGATATGGTGAAGTTAGCATCGCCAGAGGAGATTGCTTCtctgcccagaacttcctggaaCATTCAGCAGCCCGGGGAGGATGCGATTCTGGAGGAGGCCTTGTCAACAGGGGGACTTGACCTCATCTTCATGCCTGGTCTCGGGTTCGACAAACAGAGCAACCGTTTGGGACGGGGCAAGGGCTACTATGACGACTACCTGAAGCGCTGTCTGCAGTCCCAGGATGTGAAACCCTACACTCTGGCCTTGGCTTTCAAAGAGCAGATCTGCCTCCAGGTCCCGGTGGATGAGAATGATGTGAAGGTAGATGAAGTGCTTTACGAAGACTGCTGA